Proteins encoded by one window of Mesorhizobium sp. INR15:
- a CDS encoding efflux RND transporter permease subunit: MNISAPFIVRPIATTLLAIGVTMVGLVAYFLLPIAGVPQVEIPTLQISANLPGSSAETMATTVAAPLERQLALISGVTSISSSSSLGRTSIQVEFGLDRSLDGAAQDVQTAISAASGDLPKGLPSPPTYEKANPADAQLMSIAVTSNDLPIDKVDDYVENYLALQLSRVTGVGLVDFHGEQKSAVRVQVDPSAAAALGLSLEDIRAAISSASVNAPKGTLNGARQSLTLAATDQLSNAAAFNSVIIAYRNGAPVRVSDIGTAIDGVEDIRQAAWLGSQRAVIMDVHKQPGFNINQTVQLIKDVLPELQRTLPPSVKMQILGDRTQTIRASVSEVQFTMAISISLVVLVIFLFLRHVRATLIPSVTIPVSLLCTCAAMYLLGYTIDNVSLMALTIAVGFIIDDAIVMVENIIRHIENGDTPLQAALSGSREIGFTIVSMTLSLVAVLIPLLLMGGLIGRLFREFAVAVSIAIMMSGLISLTLTPMMCGWLLKPIDRSARENIASRTLEAIFTGMLRVYEAGLRWVLRHKPVMLLFMAATLGATGYLYQTIPKGFFPQQDNGTISGSSEAAQDISYDAMVLRQHELAKVVTADPDVQTVYYWVGANPTVNSGRLMIDLKPLSERKATATQVIARLRKAAAKVEGIALFGQARQDVQIGARVSKTQYQYTLQDPDVNELFKWAPIMLAKLQTLPELQDATGDLQASAPRMTLRIDRDLIGQLGITPQAVDDTLYDAFGQRQVATIFTQLDQHHVVLELQPRFQEDASALARLFVRSATSGQMVPLSALAHYETSVSPLTINHQDQFPAVTLSFNLAAGHSLGDAITAIQKLERSMIMPPTLTTRYQGSAKVFQSSLANQPYLILAAIIAVYIVLGILYESFVHPITILSTLPSAGVGAFLALMALGYDFSLIALIGVILLVGIVKKNAIMMIDFALEGERRRNMSAEDAIYQACVLRFRPIMMTTMAALLGGLPLALGSGAGSELRRPLGIAIVGGLLLSQFLTLYTTPVVYIYLSKIGRRRRRSPDSDIKVNALAMVHAKAAE, encoded by the coding sequence ATGAACATTTCCGCGCCCTTCATCGTCCGCCCAATCGCCACCACGCTGCTGGCCATCGGCGTGACCATGGTGGGTCTCGTCGCGTATTTCCTGCTGCCGATCGCCGGTGTGCCCCAGGTCGAGATTCCCACGCTGCAGATATCGGCCAACCTGCCCGGCTCGAGCGCCGAGACAATGGCGACGACGGTCGCCGCACCGCTGGAAAGGCAGCTCGCGCTGATTTCCGGCGTGACGTCCATCAGCTCGAGCAGTTCGCTTGGACGCACTTCGATCCAGGTCGAATTCGGCCTCGACCGCAGCCTCGATGGCGCCGCGCAGGATGTGCAAACCGCGATCAGCGCCGCCAGCGGCGACCTGCCGAAGGGCCTTCCCAGCCCGCCGACCTATGAGAAAGCCAACCCGGCCGACGCACAGCTGATGTCGATCGCCGTTACCTCCAACGACCTGCCGATCGACAAGGTCGACGACTATGTCGAAAACTACCTCGCGCTACAGCTGTCGCGGGTCACCGGCGTCGGGCTCGTCGATTTCCACGGCGAGCAGAAATCAGCGGTCCGTGTCCAGGTCGACCCGTCGGCGGCCGCCGCGCTCGGCCTTAGCCTGGAGGACATCCGCGCCGCGATATCGAGCGCCAGTGTCAATGCGCCGAAGGGTACGCTGAACGGCGCGCGGCAGTCGCTGACCCTGGCCGCCACGGACCAGCTGTCCAACGCAGCCGCCTTCAATTCGGTGATCATTGCCTACCGCAACGGCGCGCCGGTTCGCGTCAGCGATATCGGCACCGCCATCGACGGCGTCGAGGACATAAGGCAGGCAGCGTGGCTTGGCAGCCAGCGTGCCGTCATCATGGACGTTCACAAGCAGCCCGGCTTCAACATCAACCAGACGGTGCAGTTGATCAAGGACGTGCTACCGGAGCTTCAGCGCACGCTGCCGCCCTCGGTCAAAATGCAGATACTGGGCGATCGCACCCAGACCATCCGGGCTTCCGTTTCAGAGGTGCAGTTCACCATGGCGATCAGCATCAGCCTCGTCGTGCTGGTCATCTTCCTGTTCCTGCGACATGTGCGCGCCACGCTCATTCCCAGCGTCACCATCCCGGTGTCGCTGCTGTGTACATGCGCGGCGATGTATCTGCTCGGCTACACGATCGACAATGTGTCGCTGATGGCGCTGACCATCGCCGTCGGCTTCATCATCGACGACGCCATCGTCATGGTGGAGAACATTATCCGCCACATCGAGAATGGCGACACGCCGCTGCAGGCGGCGCTCAGCGGATCGCGTGAAATCGGCTTCACCATCGTCTCGATGACCTTGTCGCTGGTCGCGGTTCTCATCCCCCTGTTGTTGATGGGCGGCCTTATCGGCCGGCTGTTCCGGGAATTCGCGGTGGCGGTCAGTATCGCCATCATGATGTCTGGGCTGATTTCGCTGACTCTCACTCCGATGATGTGCGGCTGGCTGCTAAAGCCGATCGACCGCAGCGCCCGCGAGAACATCGCGTCGCGGACCCTCGAAGCCATTTTTACCGGCATGCTGCGCGTCTATGAGGCCGGCCTTCGCTGGGTGCTGCGCCACAAGCCGGTGATGCTGCTGTTCATGGCGGCGACGCTGGGCGCCACAGGCTACCTCTACCAGACCATCCCCAAGGGATTTTTCCCGCAGCAGGACAACGGCACCATATCGGGCTCGTCCGAGGCGGCGCAGGACATCTCCTACGATGCCATGGTGCTGCGCCAGCACGAACTGGCCAAAGTGGTCACCGCCGACCCCGACGTACAGACAGTCTACTACTGGGTTGGCGCCAATCCGACCGTCAACAGCGGCCGGCTGATGATCGACCTGAAGCCGCTGAGCGAGCGCAAAGCGACCGCGACGCAAGTGATCGCCCGGTTGCGCAAGGCGGCGGCGAAAGTTGAGGGCATCGCACTGTTCGGTCAAGCCAGACAGGACGTGCAGATCGGCGCGCGGGTCAGCAAGACTCAGTACCAGTACACGCTGCAGGATCCGGACGTGAACGAGCTGTTCAAATGGGCGCCGATCATGCTGGCCAAATTGCAGACCTTGCCCGAGCTGCAGGACGCGACGGGGGATCTGCAGGCGAGCGCCCCGAGGATGACGCTCAGGATCGACCGCGACCTGATCGGCCAGCTCGGAATCACCCCGCAGGCCGTGGACGACACGCTGTATGACGCCTTCGGCCAACGCCAGGTGGCGACAATCTTTACCCAGCTCGACCAGCATCACGTCGTGCTGGAGCTCCAGCCGCGTTTCCAGGAGGACGCGTCGGCGCTGGCGCGCCTGTTCGTGCGTTCCGCAACCAGTGGGCAGATGGTGCCGCTGTCGGCATTGGCGCATTACGAGACGTCGGTGTCGCCGCTGACCATCAACCACCAGGACCAGTTTCCGGCGGTGACATTGTCGTTCAACTTGGCGGCCGGGCATTCGCTTGGCGACGCGATCACCGCGATCCAGAAACTCGAGCGGTCGATGATCATGCCGCCGACGCTGACGACGCGCTATCAGGGCTCGGCAAAGGTCTTCCAGTCGTCGCTGGCCAACCAGCCCTACCTGATCCTGGCTGCGATCATTGCCGTCTATATCGTGCTCGGCATCCTCTACGAGAGTTTCGTGCACCCGATCACCATCCTGTCGACACTGCCGTCGGCCGGCGTTGGCGCCTTCCTGGCGCTGATGGCGCTGGGCTATGATTTCTCGCTGATCGCGCTCATCGGCGTCATCCTGCTGGTCGGCATCGTCAAGAAGAACGCGATCATGATGATCGACTTCGCCCTTGAGGGCGAGCGACGACGGAACATGTCGGCGGAAGATGCCATCTACCAGGCCTGCGTGCTGCGCTTCCGGCCAATCATGATGACGACGATGGCGGCGCTGCTTGGTGGCCTGCCACTGGCGCTTGGCAGTGGCGCCGGGTCCGAGCTTCGCCGGCCGCTGGGCATCGCCATTGTTGGCGGCCTGCTGCTGTCGCAATTCCTGACGCTCTACACGACCCCCGTCGTCTATATCTATCTGAGCAAAATCGGCCGCAGGCGGCGCCGATCGCCAGATTCAGATATCAAGGTCAATGCGCTTGCCATGGTGCACGCAAAGGCAGCGGAGTAG
- the dapB gene encoding 4-hydroxy-tetrahydrodipicolinate reductase, translated as MHAAPQTPIRIAVAGANGHMGRCIVDAVQADPRLTLAARFHRQGVVGDGLVSRDEALAIADVVIDFTSGVASAALAKACADRGGPALVIGSTGFEDAELAAIAEASRSIAIVRSGNFSLGVNMLMGLVEQAARALGPEYDIEIFEAHHRRKIDAPSGTALMLGEAAAKGRGVDLDAVARRARDGITGARPAGEIGFAVMRGGGIVGDHNVSFAAEDEILTLSHSARDRGMFAAGAIAAALWVVSRPPGEYEMRDVLDF; from the coding sequence ATGCACGCCGCGCCGCAAACCCCGATCCGGATAGCTGTCGCTGGTGCGAACGGACATATGGGCCGATGCATCGTGGACGCCGTACAGGCCGACCCAAGGCTGACGCTGGCGGCTCGTTTCCACCGCCAGGGCGTCGTCGGCGACGGGCTGGTCAGCCGCGATGAGGCGCTCGCCATCGCCGACGTGGTCATCGACTTCACTTCAGGCGTCGCATCAGCCGCGCTGGCCAAGGCCTGCGCGGATCGTGGCGGACCGGCGCTTGTCATAGGCTCGACGGGATTCGAAGACGCTGAACTGGCCGCCATTGCTGAAGCATCGAGATCAATAGCCATCGTGCGCTCGGGCAACTTTTCGCTCGGCGTCAACATGCTGATGGGGCTGGTCGAGCAAGCAGCGAGAGCGCTTGGCCCGGAATACGACATCGAGATTTTCGAGGCGCATCACCGCCGCAAGATCGACGCGCCGTCGGGCACGGCGCTGATGCTGGGCGAGGCCGCCGCGAAAGGGCGCGGCGTTGACCTTGATGCGGTGGCAAGGCGTGCTCGCGACGGTATCACCGGCGCTCGACCAGCCGGCGAGATCGGCTTTGCGGTGATGCGCGGCGGCGGCATTGTCGGCGACCACAATGTAAGCTTCGCCGCCGAGGACGAGATCCTGACGCTGTCGCATTCGGCCCGCGATCGCGGCATGTTCGCGGCCGGCGCCATCGCCGCCGCGCTCTGGGTAGTGAGCCGTCCGCCCGGCGAATACGAAATGCGCGATGTGCTCGACTTTTGA
- a CDS encoding ATP-dependent helicase, whose amino-acid sequence MNLAAPDSTFRDPDVQPAYLARLNDAQRTAVEHGAGQIAGPLLVIAGAGSGKTNTLAHRVAHLIVKGADPRRILLMTFSRRAASEMARRVERIAGEVLGRDASVVTDALTWAGTFHGIGARLLRDYALEIGLDPAFTIHDREDSADLMNLVRHELGLSKTESRFPTKGTCLAIYSRAVNAQTPLNEILGSAFPWCAGWAEELKQLFAGYVEAKQAQNVLDYDDLLLYWAQMSAEPEIAGHLGQRFDHVLVDEYQDTNRLQSSILLALKPDGAGLTVVGDDAQSIYSFRAAEVRNILDFPKQFAKPAEVVMLERNYRSTETILAAANAVIGEASERFTKNLWSERKSAAKPRLVTVRDEADQANFVCDAILAEREVGTALKSQAVLFRTSHHSGPLEIELTRRNIPFVKFGGLKFLDAAHVKDVLAVLRFAENPRDRVAGFRVLQLLPGIGPTAAAQIVETMASALDEAMGLAAWRPPARTADDWPGFVSLYSGLRAGAKWPADLEQIRLWYEPHLERIHEDATTRRADLMQLEQIGSGYASRERFLTELTLDPPDATSDQAGPPHRDEDYLILSTIHSAKGQEWKNVFVLNTVDGCIPADLGVGTKEDIEEERRLLYVAMTRAKDNLNLVMPQRFFPHGQAARGDRHIYASRTRFIPASLLGAFEQVSWPSAQQTEGRAPRPDVRVDIGARMRGMWK is encoded by the coding sequence ATGAACCTCGCCGCCCCTGATTCGACATTTCGTGATCCAGACGTCCAACCCGCTTACCTCGCCAGGTTGAACGATGCGCAACGAACGGCCGTTGAGCACGGCGCCGGCCAGATCGCCGGGCCGCTGCTGGTCATCGCCGGCGCCGGCTCCGGCAAGACCAACACGCTGGCGCACCGTGTTGCGCACCTGATCGTGAAGGGGGCTGACCCGCGCCGTATCCTGCTGATGACATTCTCGCGCCGTGCCGCGTCCGAAATGGCCCGGCGCGTTGAGCGCATCGCCGGTGAGGTGCTCGGCCGCGATGCCTCTGTTGTTACCGATGCGCTGACCTGGGCCGGCACGTTTCACGGCATCGGCGCCCGACTGCTGCGCGACTATGCGCTGGAGATTGGCCTTGACCCCGCCTTCACCATCCACGATCGCGAGGATTCCGCCGACCTGATGAACCTCGTCCGACACGAGCTTGGGCTGTCGAAGACGGAAAGCCGTTTTCCAACCAAGGGCACCTGCCTTGCCATCTATTCGCGTGCCGTCAACGCGCAGACACCGCTCAACGAAATCCTGGGATCAGCCTTTCCCTGGTGTGCCGGCTGGGCCGAGGAACTGAAGCAGCTGTTCGCCGGATACGTCGAGGCCAAGCAGGCACAGAATGTGCTCGATTACGACGACCTGCTGCTCTACTGGGCACAGATGTCGGCCGAACCGGAGATCGCAGGGCACCTTGGCCAGCGCTTCGATCATGTTCTGGTCGACGAGTACCAGGACACCAACCGGCTGCAGTCGTCGATCCTTCTGGCACTGAAGCCCGATGGCGCCGGGCTGACAGTGGTCGGCGACGACGCCCAGTCGATCTATTCATTCCGTGCCGCCGAAGTGCGCAACATCCTGGACTTCCCGAAGCAATTCGCAAAGCCGGCCGAAGTCGTGATGCTGGAGCGCAATTACCGTTCGACCGAGACCATTCTGGCGGCCGCCAATGCGGTTATCGGCGAAGCTTCGGAGCGCTTCACCAAGAACTTGTGGTCGGAGCGCAAATCGGCGGCCAAGCCAAGGCTGGTGACCGTGCGCGACGAAGCCGACCAAGCCAATTTCGTTTGCGATGCCATCCTTGCCGAGCGCGAGGTGGGCACGGCGCTCAAGTCGCAAGCGGTGTTGTTTCGCACCTCGCACCACAGTGGCCCGCTCGAGATCGAGCTGACCCGCCGCAACATTCCTTTCGTCAAATTCGGCGGCCTCAAATTTCTCGATGCCGCCCACGTCAAGGATGTGCTGGCGGTGCTGCGGTTTGCGGAGAACCCGCGCGACCGCGTCGCCGGCTTTCGCGTCCTGCAGCTGCTGCCGGGCATCGGCCCCACGGCTGCCGCACAGATCGTCGAGACAATGGCGTCGGCGCTGGACGAGGCGATGGGCTTGGCCGCCTGGCGGCCACCAGCACGAACCGCCGACGACTGGCCGGGCTTCGTCTCGCTCTATTCCGGTCTGCGCGCGGGCGCCAAATGGCCAGCCGACCTCGAACAGATCAGGCTCTGGTACGAGCCGCATCTCGAGCGCATCCATGAGGACGCAACGACGCGCCGGGCCGACCTGATGCAGTTGGAGCAGATCGGTTCGGGCTATGCCTCGCGCGAGCGGTTCCTGACCGAACTGACACTCGATCCGCCTGACGCGACCAGCGACCAGGCCGGGCCGCCGCACCGCGACGAGGACTATCTGATCCTGTCGACCATCCACTCGGCCAAGGGCCAGGAGTGGAAGAACGTCTTCGTGCTCAACACGGTCGACGGCTGCATTCCGGCTGATCTCGGCGTCGGTACCAAGGAAGACATCGAGGAGGAGCGGCGGTTGCTCTATGTCGCGATGACGCGGGCCAAGGACAATCTCAACCTGGTCATGCCGCAGCGCTTCTTCCCGCATGGCCAGGCAGCGCGCGGCGACCGCCATATCTATGCTTCGCGCACACGCTTCATTCCGGCCTCCTTGCTTGGCGCCTTCGAGCAGGTTTCGTGGCCGTCGGCGCAACAGACTGAGGGCAGGGCGCCCCGGCCCGACGTGCGCGTCGACATCGGCGCGCGCATGCGTGGCATGTGGAAGTGA
- a CDS encoding M20 aminoacylase family protein, with protein sequence MAEFDRDALKQEMTIWRRDLHAHPEFGFEEKRTAAFVAAKLREFGLDDVTEGVGGTGVVGTLKRGSGNRAVALRADMDALRITEQSSAPYRSRNPGTMHACGHDGHTTMLLGAAKLLAGQGGFDGTVRFIFQPAEEWGRGALAMLDDGLMQRFPFDEIFGLHNMPGLPIGHFETRAGPVMSAEDNFEIVLRGLGGHAARPHSGNETLVAACALVTNLQTIVSRRLSPADIAVVSVTELLTDGTRNALPGLARILGDARSFRPEVSAEIEKQMRIIAEGTAVAHNISAEVSYSREFVPLHNDADLVEEAITAARGVLDTVAVATEPMTASEDFARFLDHVPGCFVFLGNGETSAPLHNPGFDFNDDGLLFGTDFHVAIARQRLS encoded by the coding sequence ATGGCTGAATTCGATCGTGATGCGCTGAAGCAGGAGATGACCATCTGGCGGCGCGACCTGCATGCGCATCCGGAATTCGGCTTCGAGGAAAAGCGCACCGCGGCTTTCGTCGCGGCAAAACTGCGCGAATTCGGCCTCGACGATGTCACCGAGGGTGTGGGCGGCACCGGGGTCGTCGGCACGTTGAAGCGCGGCAGCGGCAATCGGGCAGTTGCGCTGCGAGCCGACATGGACGCGCTGCGTATCACCGAGCAATCAAGCGCGCCTTACCGTTCGCGCAATCCCGGCACCATGCATGCCTGCGGCCATGACGGCCACACCACGATGCTGCTCGGCGCGGCGAAGCTTCTGGCCGGGCAAGGCGGCTTCGATGGCACTGTGCGCTTTATCTTCCAGCCAGCCGAGGAATGGGGCAGGGGCGCACTCGCGATGCTCGATGATGGGCTGATGCAGCGTTTTCCCTTTGACGAGATCTTTGGGCTGCACAACATGCCGGGCCTGCCTATCGGCCATTTCGAGACCCGCGCCGGTCCGGTCATGTCGGCCGAGGACAATTTCGAGATCGTGCTCAGGGGTCTCGGCGGCCACGCCGCGCGGCCGCATTCCGGAAATGAAACGCTGGTTGCAGCCTGCGCTCTTGTCACCAATCTGCAGACGATTGTCTCGCGCAGGCTGAGTCCGGCCGACATCGCGGTCGTATCGGTGACGGAACTGCTCACCGACGGCACCCGCAATGCGCTGCCCGGCCTGGCGCGTATTCTCGGCGATGCCCGCAGCTTCCGTCCCGAGGTCAGCGCCGAGATCGAAAAGCAGATGCGTATCATCGCGGAAGGTACTGCGGTCGCTCACAATATCAGCGCCGAGGTCAGTTACAGCAGGGAATTCGTGCCGTTGCACAACGACGCCGATCTCGTTGAAGAGGCCATTACAGCCGCGCGCGGCGTTTTGGACACCGTCGCTGTCGCGACGGAGCCGATGACCGCATCCGAGGATTTCGCCCGTTTCCTCGATCACGTCCCCGGCTGCTTCGTCTTTCTCGGCAATGGCGAGACCTCCGCGCCACTGCACAATCCGGGCTTTGACTTTAACGACGACGGTCTGCTGTTTGGCACCGATTTCCATGTCGCCATTGCCAGGCAGAGACTGTCGTGA
- a CDS encoding Zn-dependent hydrolase produces the protein MTSIDAKRLLGRIRELGAIGRDSEGRLVRLAASDGDKLGRDRFVGWLREAGLDVVIDRLGNIFGIWRSEDNAGQAPILIGSHIDTVIDAGIYDGCYGVLAGLEVIETVQASGLALSRPLAVAAFTNEEGVRYSPDMMGSLVLAGGLSVDEALASLGTDGSILGQELARIGYAGAEEPGFLKPHAYLELHIEQGPVLEREGVPIGAVENLQGISWQRVTIDGIANHAGTTPMSMRSDAGYAAARVVTFLHDRAKASNTPTVATVGTMRLEPNAINVIPSRAVFTVDLRNPDEQHLRAEEAALAACLEELAEIEGVTVSVERLARFEPVIFDRRIVELIEAAAKNRGLVSKRMTSGAGHDAQMMARIGPAAMIFVPSAGGISHNPREHTGDAELVAGANILLDVATQLAWNGL, from the coding sequence GTGACTTCGATCGACGCCAAGCGGCTGCTTGGGCGCATTCGTGAGTTGGGCGCCATCGGCCGCGACAGTGAGGGAAGGCTGGTACGGCTCGCCGCCTCCGATGGCGACAAGCTTGGTCGTGACCGCTTCGTCGGCTGGCTGCGTGAGGCCGGGCTTGATGTCGTCATTGATCGCTTGGGCAACATTTTCGGTATCTGGCGCAGCGAGGACAATGCCGGCCAGGCGCCGATCCTTATAGGCTCGCATATCGACACGGTCATCGACGCCGGAATCTATGACGGTTGCTACGGCGTGCTCGCCGGACTGGAAGTGATTGAGACGGTCCAGGCGTCGGGCCTTGCCCTGTCGCGTCCGTTGGCGGTCGCCGCCTTCACCAATGAGGAAGGCGTTCGTTATTCTCCCGACATGATGGGCTCCCTGGTTCTTGCCGGCGGCCTCAGTGTCGACGAGGCGCTGGCTTCCTTGGGTACGGACGGCAGCATTCTCGGACAGGAGCTGGCGCGCATCGGCTATGCAGGCGCTGAGGAGCCCGGCTTTCTCAAGCCGCACGCCTATCTCGAATTGCATATCGAGCAAGGACCGGTGCTGGAGCGCGAAGGCGTGCCGATTGGCGCGGTGGAAAACCTGCAAGGCATTTCGTGGCAGCGCGTCACCATCGACGGCATCGCCAACCATGCCGGCACCACGCCGATGTCGATGCGCAGTGACGCCGGCTATGCGGCGGCGCGCGTCGTCACCTTCCTGCACGATCGCGCCAAGGCTTCGAACACGCCGACCGTCGCCACCGTCGGCACGATGCGTCTCGAGCCGAACGCCATCAATGTCATTCCGTCGCGCGCTGTCTTCACCGTCGATCTCCGCAACCCTGACGAACAGCACTTACGCGCCGAAGAGGCGGCGCTGGCGGCCTGTCTGGAGGAGCTTGCTGAAATCGAAGGGGTGACTGTTTCGGTCGAGCGGCTGGCGCGCTTTGAACCGGTGATCTTCGACCGGCGCATCGTCGAACTGATCGAGGCTGCCGCGAAAAATCGCGGCCTTGTGTCGAAGCGCATGACCTCGGGCGCTGGCCACGACGCACAGATGATGGCGCGGATCGGGCCCGCCGCGATGATCTTCGTGCCGAGTGCCGGCGGCATCAGCCACAATCCGCGCGAGCACACCGGGGATGCCGAACTTGTCGCCGGTGCTAACATCCTGCTTGATGTCGCCACCCAACTTGCATGGAACGGACTCTAG
- a CDS encoding diaminopropionate ammonia-lyase, with the protein MFLLNDNALHGQPLDPVDAETLGVDGADAVEHFLSHRDNHLITPLHALPTLAAELGVGSIHVKDEGFRLGLGSFKALGGAYAVFHLVLEEASRRLGRPVGMTDLNQPEVRAVAATMTMACATDGNHGRSVAQGAQLVGARAAIFVHAGVSEERIAAIARYGAEMIRVDGNYDDSIRDAARVAGEKGWTVVSDTSWPGYERIPGLVMQGYTAIVREALGQLRLPPTHVFVQAGVGGIAAAIAGHLAILFGENRPVFVVVEPARAACILGAAQAGHPVKIAHGEATVMAMLECYEASPVAWRVLARVADAFMTVDEDEAISVMRRLARPHGDDAAIVAGESGGVGLAGLIRAITYNRAELGLGGSSRVLVVNTEGATDPSRYIDLVGMSPADVLAGPAFVGAVP; encoded by the coding sequence ATGTTCCTGCTCAACGACAATGCCTTGCACGGGCAGCCGCTCGATCCGGTCGACGCCGAAACGCTTGGCGTTGATGGAGCTGATGCGGTCGAACATTTTCTGTCGCATCGCGACAACCACCTGATAACGCCACTGCATGCCTTGCCAACTTTGGCCGCTGAGCTGGGCGTCGGCTCTATCCATGTCAAGGACGAAGGCTTCCGCCTTGGCCTTGGCAGTTTCAAGGCGCTTGGCGGTGCCTATGCGGTGTTTCACCTCGTGTTGGAGGAGGCAAGCCGCCGGCTTGGCCGCCCGGTCGGCATGACCGATCTCAACCAGCCTGAGGTTCGCGCTGTTGCCGCCACCATGACGATGGCCTGCGCCACCGACGGCAATCATGGCCGCTCCGTCGCGCAAGGGGCGCAACTCGTCGGCGCCAGGGCGGCGATCTTCGTCCACGCCGGCGTCAGCGAGGAGCGCATCGCGGCCATCGCCCGCTACGGCGCCGAGATGATCCGTGTCGATGGCAATTATGACGACTCGATCAGGGATGCCGCCCGCGTCGCTGGAGAGAAGGGCTGGACCGTCGTGTCCGACACCTCTTGGCCGGGATATGAGCGCATTCCGGGCCTCGTCATGCAGGGCTACACCGCGATCGTGCGTGAAGCGCTAGGCCAACTCCGGCTACCACCGACCCATGTCTTCGTCCAGGCCGGTGTTGGTGGCATCGCGGCAGCGATCGCAGGCCATCTCGCCATTCTGTTTGGCGAGAACCGGCCAGTTTTTGTTGTTGTCGAGCCGGCGCGTGCCGCCTGCATCCTGGGCGCTGCCCAGGCCGGCCATCCGGTCAAGATCGCGCATGGCGAAGCGACGGTGATGGCGATGCTCGAATGCTATGAGGCTTCGCCGGTCGCCTGGCGGGTGTTGGCGCGGGTAGCCGATGCCTTCATGACCGTGGATGAGGACGAGGCGATATCCGTGATGCGGCGTCTGGCGCGGCCGCATGGCGACGATGCAGCCATCGTCGCTGGCGAAAGCGGCGGCGTCGGCCTTGCGGGGCTGATCCGGGCGATTACCTACAACAGAGCCGAGCTAGGCCTCGGCGGATCCTCGCGCGTGCTGGTCGTCAACACCGAAGGCGCCACCGACCCCAGCCGCTACATCGACCTTGTCGGCATGAGCCCGGCCGACGTGCTCGCCGGCCCGGCCTTTGTTGGGGCAGTGCCGTGA
- a CDS encoding Lrp/AsnC family transcriptional regulator → MFRQERQLPITPPALDSFDLAILAVLQKDNTTPQRLIGEAVNLSAPAVQRRIKRMEQTGVIAANVAVIEPAAVGQPITIFVEVELESERAELIDAAKRQFSAAPEVQQCYYVTGEADFILIITVADMSEYEALTRRLFFDSNNVRKFRTFVAMDRVKVGLTVPLPG, encoded by the coding sequence TTGTTTCGTCAGGAGCGCCAACTGCCTATAACACCGCCCGCACTCGACAGTTTCGATCTCGCCATCCTCGCCGTGCTGCAGAAGGACAACACGACGCCGCAGCGGCTAATCGGCGAGGCCGTCAACCTGTCGGCGCCAGCGGTGCAACGCCGCATCAAGCGCATGGAACAGACCGGCGTCATCGCCGCGAATGTCGCGGTTATCGAACCGGCGGCAGTCGGCCAGCCCATCACCATCTTCGTCGAGGTCGAACTGGAAAGCGAGCGCGCCGAACTGATCGATGCCGCCAAACGGCAATTCTCGGCCGCCCCTGAGGTACAGCAATGCTACTATGTCACCGGTGAGGCCGACTTCATCCTGATCATCACCGTGGCCGATATGAGTGAATACGAAGCGCTGACCCGGCGCCTGTTCTTCGACAGCAACAATGTGCGGAAGTTCCGGACCTTCGTCGCCATGGACCGGGTCAAGGTTGGGCTGACAGTGCCCCTGCCCGGCTGA
- a CDS encoding cytochrome c biogenesis CcdA family protein, protein MFLGFSFSFLAGVLSTLSPCVLPLVPVVLGAAVSQHRYGPVALAAGLALSFTAIGLFVATIGFSIGFDGGVFRSAAAVLMLLLGAVLVVPAFQARVALAAGPAGNWVEQRFGGFSSIGLWGQFGVGILLGAVWSPCVGPTLGAASVLAAQGKNLGQVAATMVLFGIGAALPLLILGALSRETLLRWRGRIAEAGGGLKIALGVLLLVTAGAILSGFDKALETALVNASPDWLTALTTQF, encoded by the coding sequence ATGTTTTTGGGCTTCAGCTTCTCGTTCTTGGCCGGCGTGCTGTCGACGCTGTCGCCTTGCGTACTGCCGCTGGTCCCGGTCGTGCTGGGTGCCGCCGTCAGCCAGCATCGCTACGGGCCCGTTGCGCTGGCGGCTGGACTTGCCCTGTCGTTCACCGCGATCGGCCTGTTCGTTGCCACGATAGGGTTCTCCATCGGGTTCGACGGCGGCGTCTTCCGCAGTGCTGCCGCCGTGTTGATGTTGTTGCTCGGCGCCGTCCTTGTCGTGCCGGCATTTCAGGCCCGTGTGGCACTTGCCGCCGGACCAGCCGGCAACTGGGTCGAGCAGCGTTTCGGCGGCTTTTCCTCGATCGGCCTCTGGGGTCAGTTCGGCGTCGGCATTCTGCTCGGAGCGGTGTGGAGCCCTTGCGTCGGACCAACGCTTGGAGCCGCTTCCGTGCTGGCCGCCCAGGGCAAGAACCTTGGTCAAGTCGCCGCAACCATGGTCCTGTTCGGCATAGGTGCCGCCTTGCCGCTGTTGATCCTTGGAGCGCTGTCGCGCGAGACCTTGCTGCGTTGGCGCGGTCGCATAGCTGAAGCCGGCGGCGGTCTGAAGATTGCGCTCGGCGTCCTGTTGCTGGTGACCGCTGGCGCCATCTTGTCCGGTTTCGACAAGGCGCTGGAGACCGCTTTGGTCAATGCCTCGCCGGACTGGCTGACCGCGCTGACGACCCAATTCTGA